A single window of Acidobacteriota bacterium DNA harbors:
- a CDS encoding class I SAM-dependent methyltransferase, whose product MDDGIADFAEGRYFDDHADPSSLSAEALRGYENENAGRRIEDYYLPLLLATGARRVLDSGCGNGEAIDTLSEAGLEAWGHDLSAFRKWQWRSRAHRERLVVADGLRLPFSDGYFDAVISSGVLEHVGVAERGGPGSYEVSPLPDRDERRRDFLAGLVRVVAPGGALYLDFPNGAFPIDFWHGTSAGGARIHSPFEGFLPKVNEIAALARSVGPEYRVSVRSPHRRLRFNQVGAHWYGRAFRAPMAGFYALTAVPGFTWLAGTPLNPYLVLEVRRS is encoded by the coding sequence GTGGATGACGGCATCGCGGACTTCGCCGAAGGGCGGTATTTCGACGATCACGCAGACCCGTCGTCGCTATCCGCGGAGGCGCTCCGCGGATACGAGAACGAGAATGCAGGGCGGCGGATCGAGGACTACTATCTGCCGCTCCTCCTCGCGACGGGCGCGCGGCGCGTCCTCGACTCCGGCTGCGGAAACGGCGAGGCGATCGACACTCTGTCGGAGGCGGGGCTCGAGGCGTGGGGGCACGACCTCTCCGCGTTTCGCAAATGGCAGTGGCGTTCGCGCGCGCACCGCGAGCGGCTCGTCGTCGCAGACGGTCTGCGCTTGCCGTTTTCAGACGGCTACTTCGACGCCGTGATCTCCTCGGGCGTCCTCGAGCACGTCGGCGTCGCCGAGCGAGGCGGCCCCGGGTCTTACGAGGTTTCTCCCCTCCCCGACCGCGACGAGAGGCGCCGGGACTTCCTCGCGGGTCTTGTCCGGGTCGTGGCGCCCGGCGGCGCCCTCTATCTCGACTTCCCGAACGGCGCCTTCCCGATCGACTTCTGGCACGGCACCAGCGCGGGTGGCGCCAGAATTCATTCACCCTTCGAAGGATTTCTTCCGAAAGTGAACGAGATCGCCGCGCTTGCGAGGTCCGTCGGCCCCGAGTACCGCGTTTCCGTCCGCTCTCCCCACCGGCGGCTGCGCTTCAACCAGGTCGGCGCGCACTGGTACGGCAGGGCGTTTCGCGCGCCGATGGCGGGTTTCTACGCGCTCACAGCGGTGCCGGGCTTCACGTGGCTCGCCGGGACGCCTCTGAACCCGTATCTCGTCCTCGAGGTCCGGCGCTCCTAG
- a CDS encoding acetyl-CoA carboxylase carboxyltransferase subunit alpha: MANEAQFEAPLERVRRRLDELQGFADSPAKEREVTKLREKLGKLSREIYENLTPWQKTLVARHPNRPFTLDYIRVLVQDFVEWKGDRAFADDPAIVAGFGMLGDRSVAIVGHQKGRDTKEKIRRNFGMPRPEGYRKALRVMKLAEKFQKPVLTFIDTPGAYPGLESEERGVSEAIARNLIEMAALRTPIVATVIGEGGSGGALGIGIGDAVLMLEHSVYSVISPEGCAAILWKDQGKAKEAAEALRLTAADCKALGVIDEVIPEPVGGAHADPVATIDAVGRAVSAQLDRLSGMSAQPLLDARYAKFRAMGAWEGA, from the coding sequence GTGGCGAACGAGGCCCAGTTCGAAGCGCCCCTGGAGCGCGTCCGGCGCCGGCTGGACGAGCTGCAGGGCTTCGCGGACAGCCCGGCGAAGGAGCGCGAGGTCACGAAGCTGCGCGAGAAGCTCGGGAAGCTCTCGCGCGAGATCTACGAGAACCTCACCCCCTGGCAGAAGACGCTCGTCGCGCGGCATCCGAATCGGCCGTTCACGCTCGACTACATCCGCGTCCTCGTTCAGGACTTCGTCGAGTGGAAGGGCGACCGCGCCTTCGCGGACGACCCGGCCATCGTCGCGGGTTTCGGAATGCTCGGGGACCGCTCCGTCGCGATCGTCGGCCACCAGAAGGGCCGCGACACGAAGGAGAAGATCCGCCGCAACTTCGGGATGCCGCGGCCCGAGGGCTACCGCAAGGCGCTCCGCGTCATGAAGCTCGCCGAAAAGTTCCAGAAGCCCGTGCTCACGTTCATCGACACGCCGGGCGCGTATCCCGGCCTCGAGAGCGAGGAGCGCGGCGTCTCCGAGGCCATCGCGCGGAATCTCATCGAGATGGCCGCGCTCCGGACGCCGATCGTCGCGACCGTGATCGGCGAGGGCGGCTCCGGCGGCGCGCTCGGGATCGGGATCGGCGACGCCGTTCTGATGCTCGAGCACTCCGTCTACTCGGTCATCTCGCCCGAGGGCTGCGCCGCGATCCTCTGGAAAGACCAGGGCAAGGCGAAGGAGGCCGCGGAGGCCCTCCGCCTCACGGCCGCCGACTGCAAGGCTCTCGGCGTGATCGACGAGGTCATCCCCGAGCCCGTCGGCGGCGCGCACGCGGACCCTGTCGCCACGATCGACGCCGTCGGCCGCGCCGTGTCCGCGCAGCTGGACCGCCTGTCCGGGATGTCCGCGCAGCCGCTCCTCGACGCCCGCTACGCGAAGTTCCGCGCGATGGGGGCCTGGGAAGGCGCGTGA
- the priA gene encoding primosomal protein N', producing the protein MGALRTRVRGPRQGAAPGGDGRRRARRDARAEAEGENLTRRVGLLLPNRFPGLPSYRLPDDAGEPVLGARVAAPFGSALVTGLVADLDPPPPPEGTTERDVVALLEDDPFLPPALVQVLVRAAAYYVVAPGEMLRAAVPGRLLGGSEAVYVAGSAAVGASVAGIPGDVLSLLLERGEARLPELVEALGRRGLASALKELVGKGYARIRSEHLRAAAAPSDRAWMARPAPDDHPAFARAPKRRALHAHLLALGRPVSPEELRTAGSTPAVLAALAKAGVVVAVETERRVDLARHVGAAGADRRPVPTPAQHDAIAAVAVSVSARGAREFLLDGVTGSGKTEVYLNALEQAVAAGRRGILLVPEIALAPALVRRLVARFGDRVSLLHSGLSDGERASEWERARRGDVDAVVGPRSAVFAPLPDLGLIVIDEAHDASYKQAESPRYDARDVARVRAKEEGATVVFGSATPSMELERAAREARLPRLVLPERPGARPRAAVEVVDLRGETAQEGDHGRVLFAARTVEILRACFDRGEQAIALLNRRGFSPSLLCRACGEDFRCRNCSVARTYHRRNERLLCHYCGDDIRRPPKCPACGSDALQPVGFGTERLAERFAETFPGISYAVLDRDAAARRGGAAGVLMDFESGKSQALLGTQMVAKGHDFPNATALAVLDADALLSFPDFRAAEKTFQLVTQAAGRVGRGEKPGIVAVQTSRPDHEAIRAAVKQDHVAFADAELRFRKAFRYPPYTRLLLALFADTDLAKAHRAAGEAFTALSSSPVAARVKLLGPAPAPLERLKGLWRYQLIVKAEKREAIAEAARILASLPDPPKLDVDPQNLL; encoded by the coding sequence GTGGGAGCCCTCCGAACGCGTGTTCGTGGACCCCGACAAGGAGCCGCGCCCGGCGGTGACGGACGACGACGTGCCCGACGAGACGCCCGAGCAGAAGCCGAGGGCGAGAATCTGACGCGCCGGGTCGGCCTCCTCCTTCCGAACCGTTTTCCGGGCCTCCCGTCTTACCGGCTGCCCGACGACGCGGGCGAGCCCGTCCTCGGCGCGCGTGTCGCCGCACCCTTCGGGAGCGCGCTCGTCACGGGGCTCGTGGCCGACCTCGACCCGCCTCCGCCTCCCGAGGGGACGACGGAGCGGGACGTCGTCGCGCTCCTCGAGGACGATCCGTTCCTGCCTCCGGCGCTCGTCCAGGTGCTCGTCCGCGCCGCCGCGTACTACGTCGTCGCGCCGGGGGAGATGCTGCGCGCGGCCGTTCCCGGCCGACTGCTCGGCGGAAGCGAAGCCGTCTACGTTGCCGGGAGCGCGGCGGTGGGCGCGTCCGTCGCGGGGATCCCCGGCGACGTGCTTTCCCTGCTTCTCGAGCGCGGCGAGGCAAGGCTGCCCGAACTCGTCGAGGCGCTCGGGCGAAGGGGCCTTGCTTCCGCGCTCAAGGAGCTGGTTGGAAAGGGATACGCGCGCATCCGTTCGGAGCACCTGCGGGCGGCCGCGGCCCCTTCCGACCGCGCGTGGATGGCGCGGCCGGCGCCGGACGATCACCCGGCGTTCGCCCGCGCGCCGAAGCGGAGGGCGCTCCACGCCCACCTTCTCGCGCTCGGCAGACCCGTTTCGCCCGAGGAGCTGCGCACGGCGGGAAGCACTCCCGCCGTGCTCGCCGCGCTCGCGAAGGCCGGCGTCGTCGTCGCCGTGGAGACGGAGCGTCGCGTGGACCTCGCGCGGCACGTCGGGGCCGCCGGCGCCGATCGCCGCCCGGTGCCGACGCCCGCGCAGCACGACGCGATCGCGGCGGTGGCCGTGTCCGTGTCGGCGCGCGGCGCGCGGGAGTTCCTCCTCGACGGCGTCACGGGCAGCGGCAAGACCGAGGTTTACCTCAACGCCCTCGAGCAGGCGGTCGCCGCCGGCCGGCGCGGAATCCTGCTGGTCCCGGAAATCGCGCTCGCACCCGCGCTCGTGCGCCGGCTCGTCGCGCGTTTCGGGGATCGGGTCTCGCTGCTGCACAGCGGCCTGTCGGACGGCGAGCGCGCGTCCGAGTGGGAGCGCGCGCGCCGGGGCGACGTCGACGCCGTCGTCGGTCCGCGCTCGGCGGTCTTCGCGCCGCTGCCGGACCTCGGCCTGATCGTGATCGACGAAGCGCACGACGCGTCGTACAAGCAGGCCGAGTCCCCGCGCTACGACGCGCGCGACGTCGCCCGCGTGCGGGCGAAGGAGGAGGGCGCGACGGTGGTCTTCGGGTCCGCGACGCCGTCGATGGAGCTCGAGCGCGCCGCGCGCGAGGCCCGTCTCCCGCGGCTCGTCCTCCCGGAGCGTCCGGGCGCCCGGCCGCGCGCGGCCGTCGAGGTCGTGGATCTGCGCGGCGAAACCGCGCAGGAAGGCGACCACGGGCGCGTGCTCTTCGCGGCGCGCACGGTGGAGATCCTCCGCGCGTGTTTCGACCGCGGCGAGCAGGCGATCGCGCTCCTGAACCGGCGGGGCTTCTCGCCGTCTCTCCTGTGCCGGGCGTGCGGCGAGGACTTCCGCTGCCGAAACTGCTCGGTCGCGCGCACGTACCACCGCCGCAACGAGCGCCTCCTTTGCCACTACTGCGGCGACGACATCCGCCGGCCCCCGAAGTGCCCGGCTTGCGGGTCGGACGCGCTGCAGCCCGTCGGCTTCGGGACCGAGCGCCTCGCCGAGCGCTTCGCCGAGACGTTCCCCGGAATCTCGTATGCCGTTCTGGATCGCGACGCCGCCGCGCGGCGGGGCGGCGCCGCGGGCGTCCTCATGGACTTCGAGTCCGGGAAGTCGCAGGCGCTCCTCGGGACGCAGATGGTCGCCAAGGGTCACGACTTCCCGAACGCGACGGCGCTGGCGGTGCTGGACGCGGACGCGCTGCTCTCTTTCCCGGATTTCCGGGCTGCCGAGAAGACGTTCCAGCTCGTGACGCAGGCGGCCGGGCGCGTGGGGCGCGGCGAGAAGCCGGGAATCGTCGCGGTCCAGACTTCGCGTCCGGATCACGAGGCGATCCGCGCTGCGGTGAAGCAGGACCACGTCGCGTTCGCGGACGCCGAGCTGCGCTTCCGCAAGGCGTTCCGCTATCCGCCGTACACGCGGCTGCTGCTCGCGCTCTTCGCGGACACGGACCTCGCGAAGGCGCACCGCGCGGCGGGGGAGGCGTTCACGGCGCTGTCGTCCTCGCCGGTCGCGGCGCGGGTGAAGCTCCTCGGCCCCGCGCCCGCGCCGCTCGAGCGTCTGAAAGGTCTCTGGCGCTACCAGCTCATCGTCAAGGCCGAGAAGCGCGAGGCGATCGCGGAAGCCGCGCGCATCCTCGCGTCGCTGCCGGACCCGCCGAAGCTGGACGTCGACCCGCAGAACCTGCTCTAG
- a CDS encoding radical SAM protein, translating into MRSRLLTGVAALDPGVRVVETMLTTQCNMRCRYCDQRRSASRAMPSTVLDAAVRRLVSSKLVRPQLTLYGGEPLLAAPLVRRALDRVREWAPPWMTPDVRIVTNGTRLDEEMSGLLVRREVFITISCDGVPAAQNARSPGSFEDLDELFVRMRREHPAHFRNRVAVKVTLTPSNVSHLAESFRYFLSRGIRTVEIAPAAARASGWSRRQARELDRQLAAVVRLSREEYRRSGRIPFRALRPYEASAPAPGGPACGCGSHGLLFVDVDGRIAPCAAFIPSALPERAPIHRRIVAALDGLHVSAPDLASGLLRREGRARRLRSLRRPADRNRTSRRCSRCPARASCLVCPGATALAGGRVPEFQCDVNRLVVFHRTQFHRRLRKEAEAEGRFRKGVLHARFLRDHALALLP; encoded by the coding sequence ATGCGCAGCCGGCTCCTCACGGGCGTGGCGGCGCTCGACCCCGGGGTGAGGGTCGTCGAGACGATGCTCACGACGCAGTGCAACATGCGTTGCCGATACTGCGACCAGCGACGCAGCGCTTCACGGGCGATGCCGTCGACCGTTCTCGACGCCGCCGTGCGCCGGCTGGTGTCCTCGAAGCTCGTGCGCCCGCAGCTGACGTTGTACGGGGGCGAACCCCTGCTTGCGGCGCCTCTCGTCCGGCGGGCCCTCGATCGCGTCCGCGAATGGGCGCCGCCGTGGATGACTCCCGACGTCAGGATCGTGACCAACGGAACGCGGCTCGACGAGGAGATGTCGGGGCTCCTCGTGAGGAGAGAAGTCTTCATCACGATCTCCTGCGACGGCGTCCCGGCCGCTCAGAATGCCCGAAGCCCCGGGAGCTTCGAGGACCTCGACGAGCTCTTCGTCCGAATGCGCCGGGAACATCCGGCCCACTTCCGCAACCGGGTCGCGGTCAAAGTGACCCTCACGCCTTCCAACGTGAGTCATCTGGCCGAGTCATTCCGGTACTTTCTCTCGCGCGGCATCCGGACCGTTGAGATTGCGCCGGCGGCCGCGCGGGCATCGGGCTGGAGTCGCCGGCAGGCCAGGGAGCTCGACCGCCAGCTGGCCGCCGTAGTCCGGTTGTCACGCGAGGAGTACCGACGTTCGGGCCGGATCCCGTTTCGCGCGCTGAGGCCCTACGAGGCATCCGCGCCGGCACCGGGAGGCCCGGCCTGCGGTTGCGGCAGCCACGGGTTGCTCTTCGTCGACGTCGACGGCCGCATCGCACCGTGCGCAGCCTTCATCCCGTCGGCGCTTCCGGAACGTGCCCCCATTCATCGCAGGATCGTGGCCGCTCTCGACGGCCTTCACGTCTCCGCCCCGGACCTCGCGTCCGGACTTCTGCGCCGCGAGGGCCGAGCACGAAGACTCCGTTCACTGCGGAGGCCCGCGGACCGGAACCGGACTTCCCGGCGCTGTTCGCGTTGCCCGGCCCGCGCCTCCTGTCTCGTCTGCCCGGGCGCCACCGCTCTGGCCGGCGGCCGTGTCCCCGAGTTTCAATGCGACGTCAACCGGCTCGTCGTTTTCCACAGGACGCAGTTTCATCGGCGTCTCCGCAAGGAAGCCGAAGCGGAAGGCCGCTTTCGGAAGGGAGTCCTGCACGCGCGGTTCCTGCGCGATCACGCGCTCGCGCTTCTCCCGTAG
- a CDS encoding PD40 domain-containing protein: MGLSAGTQLGPYEVLGPLGAGGMGEVYRARDTRLGRQVAVKILPDAVSQDSRRVALFETEARTLAALSHPNVLAIHDVGRVEGRLYAVTELLDGENLRSRMGDGTVSWRKAAEVAAAIADGLASAHAAGIVHRDLKPENVFLTTDGRLKILDFGLATYAEPVLDDAVTLTSPSGGTLSGAVVGTLSYMAPEQLRGRRVDGRTDIFALGCVLYEMLAGKRPFSGATPADTLAAILHHDPEPFAPGAPGIPPGLQTIVLRCLEKRPEDRFDTAHDLAIALRGISAEQPVVRSGESPAPARPARGSRLVTLGIASTIVVGGLILIARLTRTSSAAFPNAGSWSPPKQITSAPGWEGEPAISPDGTLVAYSSNASGKADIWVVDPEGGEPLRLTDSAAEDRSPAWFPDGRTIAFVSRQGGAPSVRTVSRLGGSTCLIVDEAEEPAISPDGAQVAFARITEGGLHRIWVAPIADPARVRRLTGDDDGPWEHMGPAWSPDGTRLYYAAFHDLWTVPVAGGKAERLTRDGVPDCEPVASRDGGFVYFSSRRGGPPSIWRVSATGGAPERVTSGTGGASHPSLSRDGRRLVFGSSVRDMDVVLIDRRSGAVSRIGTTKDDESPALAPDGNTVAFVSNRLGPWDLWIADVQGGRIGKGPARRLTAFDRGMATPAFSPDGKWIAFFRPMPGHREIWALPLNGGATIPLIRSDADNLHPAYAPDMSRLAFVSDRAGQLNIWAVALSGGRPTGEPWRVTRGGGTDAFPVWSPDGSRIAFLRGMDIWVVATHPGTEEIALTRGAGVQAVAFEPDGTAVIAPGLFGTPALHLRRVSLATGVSEAVSPPLSLGDRNALGSVSLSRDGRFVATDATELKGNIWMTTATRDGR, encoded by the coding sequence ATGGGCCTCTCCGCGGGCACCCAACTGGGCCCGTACGAGGTTCTTGGCCCGCTCGGGGCGGGCGGAATGGGCGAGGTCTATCGCGCCCGCGACACGCGCCTTGGGCGCCAGGTCGCCGTAAAGATCCTCCCGGACGCGGTCTCGCAGGATTCCCGCCGGGTCGCCCTGTTCGAGACCGAGGCCCGGACTCTCGCGGCGCTGTCCCACCCGAACGTCCTCGCGATCCACGACGTGGGCCGCGTCGAAGGGCGTCTCTACGCCGTCACGGAGTTGCTCGACGGGGAGAACCTGCGCAGCCGGATGGGCGACGGGACTGTGTCGTGGCGCAAGGCAGCCGAGGTTGCCGCCGCGATCGCCGACGGCCTCGCGTCCGCGCACGCGGCGGGCATCGTCCATCGGGACCTCAAGCCCGAAAACGTTTTTCTCACGACCGACGGGCGCCTGAAGATCCTCGACTTCGGCCTCGCAACCTACGCCGAGCCCGTGCTGGACGACGCCGTCACCCTCACGTCGCCCTCCGGCGGCACCCTGTCGGGCGCGGTCGTCGGAACGCTCTCCTACATGGCCCCCGAGCAGCTCCGCGGCCGCCGGGTGGACGGTCGGACGGACATCTTCGCGCTGGGCTGCGTGCTCTACGAGATGCTCGCGGGGAAGCGCCCGTTCAGCGGGGCCACGCCCGCGGACACGCTCGCGGCAATCCTCCACCACGATCCCGAGCCCTTCGCTCCGGGCGCGCCCGGCATTCCTCCGGGGCTTCAGACGATCGTCCTTCGGTGCCTCGAGAAGAGGCCGGAGGACCGGTTCGACACGGCACACGACCTCGCAATAGCGCTCCGGGGCATCTCCGCCGAGCAACCGGTCGTGAGATCGGGGGAGAGCCCGGCCCCCGCCCGTCCGGCGCGCGGGAGTCGGCTCGTGACGCTTGGAATCGCGTCCACGATCGTCGTTGGCGGCTTAATCCTGATCGCAAGACTCACGCGGACGTCGTCGGCCGCCTTCCCAAACGCCGGGAGTTGGAGTCCCCCCAAGCAGATCACGAGCGCGCCCGGGTGGGAGGGCGAACCCGCAATCTCGCCGGATGGGACGCTCGTCGCATATAGCTCCAACGCTTCGGGAAAGGCGGACATCTGGGTGGTCGATCCCGAGGGAGGAGAACCCCTGCGCCTTACCGACAGCGCTGCCGAGGACCGGAGTCCCGCTTGGTTCCCGGACGGGCGAACGATCGCCTTCGTTTCGAGACAAGGCGGTGCGCCTTCCGTCCGGACGGTGTCCCGCCTCGGCGGGAGCACGTGCCTGATCGTCGACGAAGCTGAGGAGCCCGCGATTTCGCCGGACGGCGCGCAAGTTGCGTTTGCACGGATCACGGAGGGAGGGCTCCATCGCATCTGGGTCGCGCCGATCGCCGATCCGGCCCGGGTGAGGCGACTGACCGGCGACGACGACGGCCCTTGGGAGCACATGGGCCCCGCCTGGTCACCAGACGGGACACGCCTTTATTACGCGGCCTTCCATGACCTCTGGACAGTGCCCGTCGCGGGTGGCAAGGCCGAGAGGCTGACGCGCGACGGCGTACCGGACTGCGAGCCAGTGGCCTCTCGGGACGGCGGCTTTGTGTACTTCAGCTCCCGCCGCGGCGGACCTCCGTCGATCTGGCGGGTCTCCGCCACGGGCGGCGCGCCCGAAAGGGTCACGTCCGGAACGGGCGGTGCCAGCCACCCTTCTCTGTCGCGCGATGGCCGCCGTCTCGTCTTCGGGAGTTCCGTGCGCGACATGGACGTCGTCCTAATCGACCGCCGCTCCGGAGCCGTGAGCCGCATCGGAACCACCAAAGACGACGAGAGTCCGGCGCTCGCCCCGGACGGAAACACCGTGGCCTTCGTGTCGAATCGGCTCGGCCCGTGGGACCTCTGGATCGCGGACGTGCAGGGAGGCCGAATTGGGAAAGGGCCCGCCCGACGGCTGACGGCCTTCGATCGAGGCATGGCGACGCCTGCGTTTTCCCCGGACGGCAAATGGATTGCGTTCTTCAGGCCGATGCCGGGACATCGCGAGATCTGGGCGCTGCCCCTGAACGGCGGCGCGACGATCCCGCTCATCCGGAGCGACGCGGACAACCTCCATCCGGCATATGCGCCCGACATGTCGCGGCTCGCGTTCGTTTCGGACCGCGCCGGCCAGTTGAACATCTGGGCAGTCGCGCTCAGCGGGGGTCGGCCGACCGGCGAGCCTTGGCGGGTCACGCGAGGGGGAGGCACGGACGCCTTCCCCGTCTGGTCGCCCGACGGCAGCAGGATCGCATTCCTCCGCGGAATGGACATCTGGGTCGTCGCAACGCACCCCGGAACCGAGGAAATCGCCCTGACGCGTGGAGCGGGAGTTCAAGCAGTCGCCTTCGAACCCGACGGCACCGCTGTGATCGCGCCCGGCCTGTTCGGCACTCCGGCCCTCCACCTTCGACGGGTGTCTCTTGCGACGGGTGTGTCTGAGGCCGTCTCCCCGCCGCTGTCGCTGGGCGATCGGAATGCACTCGGATCCGTGAGCCTGAGCCGTGATGGCCGCTTCGTCGCCACGGACGCCACTGAGTTGAAAGGAAACATCTGGATGACGACGGCGACCCGCGACGGCCGGTAA